In a genomic window of Taylorella equigenitalis ATCC 35865:
- a CDS encoding helicase HerA-like C-terminal domain-containing protein, which yields MAEPILVAKGSENFVYMLPKLANRHGCITGATGTGKTVTLQVLAQAFSKIGVPVFMADVKGDLTGISQPGVASPKLMERLQKYGLPTPDFSACPVTLWDLFGVQGHPIRATISDMGPLLLSRILDLNDTQAGVLSLIFKLADDEGQLILDMKDLRAMLQYVSDRRAEIQETYGNVTPATVGAIQRKLLELEQQGADNFFGEPMLDIFDLMRVDHNGNGMVNILAADKLMRSPKLYGVFLLWLLAEIYEALPEVGDLEKPKFVFFFDEAHLVFEDAPDALLDKIELIVRLSRSKGIGVYFVTQNPLDIPEAVLGQLGNRVQHALRAYTPRDQKAVRTTAETMRPNPKINIEQAITELGVGEALVSLLDEKGAPSVTERAWMVAPDSRIGPITDLERNQLKNSSHVYGKYEKVVDRESAFEVLQKRATMANEVAQQEANSAGGSSGVVGIFKDFMIGSTGPRGGHRDGIIQRAVKNEASRMTSRLIRGVLGSLLGGRR from the coding sequence ATGGCAGAACCGATTTTAGTAGCAAAAGGTAGTGAAAATTTCGTTTATATGTTGCCCAAACTGGCTAATAGGCATGGTTGTATAACTGGAGCAACTGGTACTGGTAAAACTGTTACCCTTCAAGTTTTGGCTCAAGCATTTTCTAAAATTGGCGTCCCAGTTTTTATGGCAGACGTTAAAGGAGACTTAACGGGTATTTCTCAACCTGGTGTAGCTAGTCCAAAGCTTATGGAGCGTCTACAAAAGTATGGTCTTCCTACCCCCGATTTTAGTGCTTGTCCAGTAACTTTATGGGATTTATTTGGAGTACAGGGGCATCCAATCCGAGCTACCATAAGTGATATGGGACCTTTATTGCTCTCTAGAATTTTAGATCTTAATGATACTCAGGCAGGAGTATTAAGTCTTATATTTAAATTAGCCGATGATGAGGGTCAGCTTATATTGGATATGAAAGATTTACGTGCCATGCTACAGTACGTTTCTGATCGAAGGGCCGAAATTCAAGAAACCTACGGAAATGTGACACCTGCAACGGTTGGAGCCATTCAAAGAAAGCTTCTTGAATTAGAGCAACAGGGTGCGGATAATTTCTTTGGCGAGCCCATGTTAGATATATTTGATTTAATGAGAGTTGACCATAACGGAAATGGTATGGTTAATATTCTTGCAGCAGATAAACTTATGCGATCACCGAAATTGTATGGTGTGTTTTTGCTTTGGTTGCTAGCTGAGATATATGAAGCATTGCCAGAAGTAGGAGATTTAGAAAAACCTAAATTTGTGTTTTTCTTTGATGAGGCTCATTTGGTATTTGAGGATGCACCCGATGCACTTCTAGATAAGATTGAATTAATAGTTAGATTAAGTCGTTCAAAAGGCATAGGCGTATATTTTGTTACTCAAAATCCTCTAGATATTCCTGAAGCTGTATTAGGTCAATTGGGTAATCGTGTTCAGCATGCATTAAGGGCGTACACTCCTCGTGATCAAAAGGCGGTCCGCACTACAGCTGAAACTATGCGACCAAATCCAAAAATTAATATAGAACAAGCAATAACTGAACTGGGAGTGGGTGAGGCATTGGTGTCATTACTAGATGAAAAAGGTGCTCCTTCTGTTACAGAGCGTGCTTGGATGGTTGCTCCAGATTCACGCATAGGTCCTATTACAGATCTTGAACGTAATCAGCTTAAAAATTCATCTCATGTTTACGGTAAGTATGAAAAAGTTGTGGATCGTGAATCTGCATTTGAAGTGCTACAAAAAAGGGCGACTATGGCTAATGAAGTGGCACAGCAAGAAGCAAATTCGGCGGGTGGAAGTTCTGGTGTAGTTGGTATTTTTAAAGACTTTATGATTGGAAGTACAGGACCTCGCGGAGGGCATAGGGACGGCATTATTCAAAGGGCAGTTAAAAATGAGGCTTCACGTATGACTAGTCGATTAATCCGTGGTGTACTCGGGTCTTTACTTGGTGGCCGTAGATGA
- the ispH gene encoding 4-hydroxy-3-methylbut-2-enyl diphosphate reductase yields the protein MQENQHAEILLSEPRGFCAGVDRAIDIVERALELHGAPIYVRHEIVHNRFVVQSLRAKGAIFVDELDEVPEGSIVIFSAHGVSLNVRRDAEARGLRVFDATCPLVTKVHIEVKKMHEAGRSIIMIGHKGHPEVEGTLGQARGNMYLVETVEDVQNLEVPDPDNLAYVTQTTLSVDDTALITKALHDKFPNIVAPKKADICYATQNRQDAVKIIAPQCDVFFVVGSVNSSNSNRLRELAERLKCPSYLIDNPDMINPAWIEGKSSIGITAGASAPEVLVQNVINRLRELGAISVRKVAGIEENVSFPLPRELSRKL from the coding sequence ATGCAAGAAAACCAACATGCAGAAATATTACTATCTGAGCCACGCGGGTTTTGTGCAGGTGTAGATCGTGCGATTGATATTGTGGAACGAGCATTAGAGCTACATGGTGCCCCGATATATGTACGTCATGAAATCGTTCATAATCGATTTGTTGTTCAATCACTTCGTGCAAAAGGTGCAATATTTGTAGACGAGTTGGATGAAGTACCTGAAGGGTCTATAGTTATTTTTTCTGCTCATGGGGTGTCTTTAAATGTTAGAAGGGATGCAGAAGCAAGAGGTTTAAGAGTTTTTGATGCTACCTGTCCTTTAGTAACTAAAGTACATATAGAAGTAAAAAAAATGCACGAAGCAGGACGGTCAATAATAATGATTGGCCATAAAGGACATCCAGAAGTAGAGGGTACTTTGGGTCAAGCTCGAGGAAATATGTACTTAGTAGAAACAGTGGAGGACGTACAAAACTTAGAAGTTCCCGATCCAGATAATCTGGCATATGTAACTCAAACTACTTTATCGGTAGACGATACAGCATTAATTACTAAAGCATTGCACGATAAATTTCCAAATATTGTTGCCCCTAAAAAGGCTGATATTTGTTATGCAACTCAAAACCGTCAAGATGCAGTCAAAATTATAGCCCCTCAGTGTGATGTGTTTTTTGTGGTCGGTAGTGTAAATAGTTCAAATTCTAATCGTCTACGTGAACTAGCTGAAAGGTTAAAGTGCCCATCTTACTTAATAGATAATCCTGATATGATTAACCCTGCATGGATAGAGGGCAAATCATCCATAGGTATAACTGCGGGAGCCTCTGCTCCAGAAGTACTAGTACAAAATGTTATAAATCGTTTGCGTGAGTTGGGTGCGATTTCTGTACGGAAAGTTGCGGGTATAGAGGAAAATGTATCATTTCCACTTCCTAGAGAATTATCTCGAAAACTTTAA
- a CDS encoding class 1 fructose-bisphosphatase — translation MKTRKTLFQYLVEQQRNESKLAPEVRLIIESVARACRTIANLTGKGDLNNVLGSTDNENIQGEVQKKLDVISNDVLLEANVWGGHLLAMASEEMEDIHKIPEKYPKGEYLLLFDPLDGSSNIDVNISIGTIFSIVKADEKKLASDPITKDIFFNTGRRQVAAGYALYGPQTQLVFTVGNGVVAFTLDTELGSWILTKENIQIPTDTKEFAINMSNMRHWDTPVQNYINDCLAGTTGPRGKDFNMRWVASMVAEVHRILQRGGIFMYPWDKREPSKPGKLRLLYEANPMSLIIEQAGGQAVDTVNPILDIKPTELHQRISVVLGSYNEVETFKSYFN, via the coding sequence ATGAAAACTAGGAAAACACTTTTTCAATATCTGGTTGAGCAACAACGCAATGAAAGCAAGCTTGCACCTGAGGTAAGACTAATAATTGAATCCGTAGCCAGAGCATGCAGAACCATTGCCAACCTAACTGGTAAGGGCGATCTTAATAATGTTTTAGGTTCGACAGATAACGAAAATATTCAGGGAGAAGTTCAGAAAAAGCTTGATGTTATCTCAAACGATGTTCTTTTAGAGGCCAATGTTTGGGGAGGACATTTGCTAGCAATGGCTTCTGAAGAGATGGAGGATATTCATAAAATTCCTGAAAAATATCCTAAGGGTGAATATTTGTTACTTTTTGATCCGCTCGATGGGTCATCTAATATTGACGTTAATATTTCAATAGGCACAATATTCTCAATTGTCAAAGCAGATGAGAAAAAACTCGCATCTGACCCAATTACTAAGGACATATTCTTTAACACTGGACGAAGACAAGTTGCAGCTGGCTATGCTCTATATGGACCTCAAACTCAACTTGTCTTCACTGTTGGCAATGGGGTTGTAGCCTTCACACTTGATACTGAATTGGGTAGCTGGATACTTACTAAAGAGAATATTCAAATTCCAACAGATACCAAAGAATTTGCTATCAACATGTCCAATATGAGGCATTGGGACACACCTGTTCAAAACTATATAAATGATTGCTTAGCAGGAACAACTGGCCCAAGAGGCAAGGATTTTAATATGCGTTGGGTTGCTTCTATGGTCGCTGAAGTACATAGAATTCTCCAACGTGGTGGCATCTTTATGTATCCATGGGATAAGCGTGAACCTTCAAAACCAGGAAAGTTAAGATTATTGTATGAAGCTAACCCCATGTCTCTAATCATCGAGCAAGCAGGGGGACAAGCTGTCGATACAGTTAATCCTATATTAGATATAAAGCCCACTGAGCTACATCAAAGAATTAGTGTTGTTTTGGGTTCCTATAACGAAGTCGAAACATTTAAGTCCTATTTCAATTAA
- the nadD gene encoding nicotinate (nicotinamide) nucleotide adenylyltransferase produces MHIALFGGSFNPFHNAHLSLALSALEYDSIEQVQLIPAKKPWQKQSQILEAGHRIAMIRLSIKGHPKICLNTTELSRDGLTYTIDTVEALPPEHNYYWIMGSDQLQNFTTWHRWNDILKYVDLLVAHRPKYSLIVPKELEEELKNKGKKVHILPMDEQNLSSTQIREKIKNSESIDGLVHPEVIKYINTHNLYKE; encoded by the coding sequence ATGCATATTGCTTTATTTGGCGGTAGTTTTAACCCATTTCATAATGCCCATCTTTCCTTAGCACTTAGTGCTTTGGAATATGATTCCATTGAACAAGTACAACTGATTCCCGCAAAAAAACCTTGGCAGAAGCAATCGCAAATTTTAGAGGCTGGTCATAGGATAGCTATGATCCGATTATCCATAAAAGGACATCCAAAGATATGCTTAAATACTACTGAACTTTCAAGAGATGGACTCACATACACTATTGATACAGTAGAAGCATTGCCACCAGAACATAATTATTATTGGATTATGGGCAGTGATCAGCTTCAGAATTTTACGACTTGGCATAGATGGAATGATATTTTGAAATATGTTGACCTCTTAGTCGCACATAGACCTAAATACTCCTTGATTGTGCCTAAGGAGCTTGAGGAGGAGCTGAAAAATAAGGGTAAGAAAGTACATATTCTTCCTATGGATGAGCAAAACCTATCATCTACTCAAATTAGAGAAAAAATTAAAAATTCTGAATCAATTGATGGGTTGGTACATCCAGAGGTTATAAAATACATAAACACCCACAATCTCTATAAAGAATGA
- the purD gene encoding phosphoribosylamine--glycine ligase: MKILVIGSGGREHAIAWRLSKSPKVSKVYVAPGNGGIAKEPKLENIAITEIEDLINFANDSQIQFTVVGPEAPLAQGVVDSFRSKGLKIFGPTKAAAQLESSKDFAKQFMTRHNIPTASFKTFTDPQEAHKYLNSKTAPIVIKADGLAAGKGVVVASDIETAHSTVDDFLSDALMGKAGSRIVIEDFLKGEEASFIVMVDGNNILPLASSQDHKRLLDADKGPNTGGMGAYSPAPIVSDVIHNRVMNEIIRPTIDGLKADGIKYTGFLYAGLMIDDGPDETRPINVLEFNCRMGDPETQPIMMRIKSDFVDVVEAAIESKLDQVSIDWDVKSALGVVIAAEGYPTNPKKNTVINGDLSSSEDCAVFHAGTKLSDTGELVTNGGRVLCVCALGSGLESARDIAYQKINSLNFDGMQYRSDIGWRALKGN, encoded by the coding sequence ATGAAAATATTAGTTATAGGCTCTGGAGGTCGAGAGCACGCTATTGCTTGGAGATTATCGAAATCCCCAAAAGTATCTAAGGTTTACGTAGCACCTGGTAATGGAGGTATTGCTAAAGAACCTAAATTGGAAAACATTGCCATAACAGAAATTGAAGATCTCATTAATTTTGCTAATGACAGCCAAATTCAATTTACTGTAGTAGGTCCTGAAGCACCACTAGCTCAGGGAGTTGTTGATTCTTTCCGTTCCAAAGGTTTGAAAATTTTTGGTCCAACTAAGGCAGCTGCTCAGCTTGAAAGTTCAAAGGATTTCGCTAAGCAGTTTATGACTCGCCATAATATTCCTACAGCTTCATTTAAAACGTTTACAGACCCCCAAGAAGCTCATAAATACTTAAACTCAAAAACCGCTCCCATAGTGATTAAAGCTGATGGTTTAGCTGCGGGTAAGGGTGTGGTTGTAGCTTCGGACATAGAGACTGCTCATTCTACAGTTGATGATTTTCTATCCGATGCCTTAATGGGCAAAGCTGGATCTCGCATTGTGATTGAAGATTTTCTAAAAGGTGAAGAAGCTAGTTTTATTGTTATGGTTGATGGCAATAACATCCTTCCTCTTGCAAGTAGCCAAGATCACAAACGCCTATTAGATGCGGACAAAGGTCCAAACACTGGTGGTATGGGAGCTTACTCCCCAGCCCCAATAGTTTCCGATGTTATACACAATCGGGTTATGAATGAGATTATCAGACCAACTATAGATGGCTTGAAAGCTGATGGCATTAAGTACACAGGATTTCTTTATGCTGGTCTTATGATTGATGATGGACCAGATGAAACCCGCCCTATTAATGTACTTGAATTTAATTGTCGCATGGGAGATCCTGAGACTCAACCAATCATGATGCGTATTAAATCCGATTTCGTGGATGTTGTTGAGGCCGCTATTGAATCTAAATTAGACCAGGTATCTATAGATTGGGATGTGAAATCCGCACTAGGTGTTGTTATCGCTGCCGAAGGCTATCCTACAAACCCTAAAAAAAATACTGTGATAAATGGGGATTTAAGTTCCTCGGAAGATTGTGCTGTATTTCATGCGGGAACCAAACTTTCTGATACTGGTGAATTAGTGACCAATGGTGGTCGTGTATTATGTGTTTGTGCTTTGGGTTCAGGCTTAGAATCTGCTAGAGATATTGCCTATCAAAAAATTAACTCATTGAATTTCGATGGTATGCAATATCGCAGTGATATAGGCTGGAGAGCTTTAAAAGGTAATTAA
- the radC gene encoding RadC family protein, translating into MPILNSDIPTEKPRERLIKHGANVLTTAELLALILRSGPKGEPVIEFSQNLLKKFGGLRQLLNAQSEDLHAVHGLGLAKVTQLLALNEIAIRTLEEPLKEYPILQQASTVKRYCIHAIGNKSEENCLLLYLNYSFKLTHSEILIKGTIDHAPIYPREIVKSALRHHAAYIVMAHNHPSGRSEPSKADIEITKKLKRALELVNVKLIDHIVCTRVEATSMAELGLIDN; encoded by the coding sequence ATGCCGATATTAAATTCAGATATACCTACTGAAAAACCTAGAGAAAGACTAATAAAGCATGGAGCAAATGTTTTGACAACTGCGGAGCTTTTAGCCTTAATTCTTAGAAGTGGACCTAAGGGGGAGCCTGTTATAGAATTTAGTCAAAATTTGTTAAAAAAATTTGGTGGTTTACGACAATTGCTAAACGCTCAAAGTGAAGATCTTCATGCAGTTCATGGATTAGGCTTAGCAAAAGTAACCCAACTTTTAGCACTAAATGAAATCGCTATAAGAACCCTAGAAGAACCTCTTAAAGAATACCCGATCCTCCAACAGGCAAGCACAGTTAAGAGATATTGCATACATGCTATAGGAAACAAATCAGAGGAAAATTGTCTATTACTATACTTAAATTATTCCTTTAAATTAACTCACTCCGAAATTTTAATAAAAGGAACTATTGATCACGCACCAATTTACCCTAGAGAAATAGTCAAATCTGCACTTAGACATCACGCAGCTTATATTGTTATGGCACACAACCATCCGTCAGGTCGAAGCGAACCGAGTAAAGCTGACATAGAAATAACTAAAAAACTCAAAAGGGCTTTAGAGTTAGTAAATGTTAAATTAATAGATCACATAGTATGCACAAGAGTGGAAGCAACATCTATGGCAGAATTAGGCCTTATCGACAATTAA
- a CDS encoding type B 50S ribosomal protein L31, whose translation MKEGIHPDYKEVVFQDMQSGKQFITRSTLNSRETIEIDGKTYPLFKCDVTSESHPFYTGAQTRIVETGRVEKFRARFARTQGTIKK comes from the coding sequence ATGAAAGAAGGCATTCACCCAGACTATAAAGAAGTTGTTTTTCAGGATATGCAATCAGGAAAACAATTCATTACTCGCTCAACTTTAAATTCTCGAGAAACTATTGAAATCGACGGTAAAACTTACCCTTTGTTTAAGTGTGATGTAACTTCAGAGTCACACCCATTCTACACTGGTGCTCAAACTCGTATCGTTGAAACTGGACGCGTTGAGAAATTCCGTGCACGTTTTGCACGTACTCAGGGAACTATTAAAAAATAA
- the rlmH gene encoding 23S rRNA (pseudouridine(1915)-N(3))-methyltransferase RlmH, whose protein sequence is MKLKIIAVGQKMPSWVDDAYSEYAKRLPPEIQITLHEVKPEPRTLGKTPAQMMSAEAKRIESAIASNSHVVSLDEHGKNVTTVDLSEMLRKWMIEKPEVSIIIGGPDGLDSEFKKSSNEQIRLSSLTLPHPMVRVLLIEQIYRAWSILNNHPYHRA, encoded by the coding sequence ATGAAGCTAAAAATAATTGCCGTCGGTCAAAAAATGCCCTCTTGGGTTGATGATGCCTATTCTGAATATGCAAAGCGTTTGCCACCCGAAATACAAATTACACTTCACGAAGTAAAACCAGAACCACGAACATTAGGTAAAACACCAGCTCAGATGATGAGTGCTGAGGCTAAAAGAATCGAATCTGCAATTGCTAGTAATTCACATGTAGTTTCATTAGATGAGCACGGAAAGAATGTGACTACGGTTGATTTATCTGAAATGCTAAGAAAGTGGATGATTGAAAAACCTGAGGTATCAATTATTATCGGCGGTCCTGACGGATTGGATTCAGAGTTTAAAAAATCTTCAAATGAACAAATTAGATTGTCGTCTTTGACATTGCCACACCCCATGGTACGTGTACTTCTAATAGAACAGATATATAGAGCTTGGAGCATTCTTAATAATCATCCCTATCACAGAGCTTAG
- a CDS encoding Maf family protein yields the protein MTEEISLSPISNDIPTIYLASESPRRHQLLNQIGIRHEILRVPKPEGEDEPQFQDEAPEDYVVRTAQDKSDLAWQYVDNNAVLTRPILTADTCVMLDGAVLGKPNDENHASQMLLKLSGRMHEVHTAVVLNVRGQKSLTVSKTKVYFRKLSMRDVSAYITSGEPFGKAGAYGIQGMAAIFIEKIEGSYTGVVGLPVYETYQLLTNLKFSR from the coding sequence ATGACCGAAGAAATCTCTTTATCGCCTATCTCAAATGACATTCCTACAATTTATCTTGCTTCTGAAAGCCCACGAAGACATCAACTTTTAAATCAAATAGGTATACGTCATGAAATCCTCCGAGTACCAAAGCCTGAAGGTGAAGATGAGCCACAATTTCAGGATGAAGCTCCCGAGGATTATGTAGTTCGGACAGCTCAGGATAAGTCGGATTTAGCTTGGCAATATGTAGATAACAATGCGGTCTTAACCCGCCCCATATTAACTGCAGATACCTGCGTTATGCTGGATGGGGCCGTATTAGGTAAGCCCAATGATGAAAATCATGCTTCTCAAATGCTTTTAAAACTTTCAGGTCGTATGCATGAGGTTCATACCGCAGTTGTGCTAAATGTACGTGGACAAAAATCTCTTACAGTATCTAAAACAAAAGTTTATTTTAGAAAACTTAGTATGCGAGATGTATCCGCCTATATCACTAGTGGCGAGCCCTTCGGAAAAGCTGGAGCATACGGCATACAGGGCATGGCCGCTATTTTTATAGAAAAAATTGAAGGAAGTTATACTGGGGTTGTGGGGCTTCCAGTTTATGAAACCTATCAACTTCTAACGAATTTAAAGTTTTCGAGATAA
- a CDS encoding FKBP-type peptidyl-prolyl cis-trans isomerase yields MTSEDDKTVHADSYLTLHYKITLNSGAGAGEEFINTFSGSPATLFMGSGQWAETMEAPLIGHKEGDLVNYELSASEAFGKRNPELVQTISEDAVINGSEDIPIFEINDRVEFVAPNGAKYSGLFKGREGDKVIIDFNHPFAGRDLKVEVKIIGIM; encoded by the coding sequence ATGACTAGTGAGGATGACAAAACTGTCCATGCTGATTCTTACTTAACCTTGCACTATAAAATCACTCTGAACTCAGGAGCTGGTGCAGGTGAGGAGTTTATCAATACATTCAGTGGTTCTCCTGCAACTTTATTTATGGGATCTGGTCAATGGGCAGAAACAATGGAGGCCCCTCTTATAGGGCATAAAGAAGGCGACTTAGTTAATTATGAACTAAGTGCTTCCGAGGCTTTCGGTAAGAGAAACCCTGAATTAGTACAAACTATATCAGAAGATGCAGTTATTAATGGATCAGAAGATATTCCTATTTTTGAAATTAACGACAGAGTGGAGTTTGTAGCTCCAAATGGAGCAAAATATTCTGGACTATTTAAAGGACGTGAAGGTGATAAAGTTATTATCGATTTTAATCACCCCTTTGCAGGAAGAGACTTAAAGGTAGAAGTAAAAATAATTGGAATTATGTAA
- the rsfS gene encoding ribosome silencing factor — MNIQKLQRIVVDALEDVKAQNIKIFNTSHLTSLFDRVIIASGSSNRQTRSLAKSVSDAVREHDIEIIALEGEESGEWVLLDIGDIVVHCMQPHIRAYYDLESVWGGRPVRMKLLPQSTLEAPPSHSYDPDVD; from the coding sequence ATGAATATTCAAAAACTTCAAAGAATTGTAGTTGACGCCCTTGAAGACGTTAAAGCTCAAAACATAAAAATTTTTAATACCAGCCACCTGACTAGCTTATTTGACCGCGTTATTATTGCCAGCGGATCTTCTAATCGTCAAACTAGATCGCTTGCTAAAAGCGTGTCGGATGCTGTTAGGGAGCATGATATTGAGATTATTGCTCTTGAGGGTGAAGAAAGTGGTGAATGGGTTTTGCTAGATATAGGTGATATTGTTGTCCACTGTATGCAACCTCATATACGTGCTTATTATGATTTGGAATCAGTCTGGGGCGGTCGTCCAGTTCGTATGAAACTACTTCCACAATCCACCTTAGAAGCACCTCCTTCTCATTCATACGATCCAGACGTGGATTAG
- a CDS encoding YebC/PmpR family DNA-binding transcriptional regulator — MAGHSKWANIQHRKGRQDAKRGKIWTKIIREIQVAARAGGADPDANPSLRLAWDKATAANMPKDNIMRAIQRGAGGADGENYEKIRYEGYGPAGAAVIVECMTDNRTRTVSDVRHALTKHGGNLGQDGSVAFMFKHCGQFLFAPGSDESQIMEIGLEAGADDVVTDDEGLIEVTCEPSDYMSVKKAFTDAGLTPEVDGIIMKPLNETVLEGDDAIKMQKILDQLESLDDVQEVHTTAIFDEAD, encoded by the coding sequence ATGGCTGGACATAGTAAGTGGGCTAATATTCAACATCGCAAGGGTCGTCAGGATGCCAAACGTGGCAAAATTTGGACAAAAATAATTCGAGAAATTCAAGTTGCAGCTAGAGCTGGAGGTGCTGACCCAGATGCAAACCCTTCTTTACGTTTAGCATGGGATAAAGCCACTGCCGCTAACATGCCTAAAGACAATATTATGCGAGCTATTCAACGAGGTGCAGGTGGTGCAGATGGTGAAAATTACGAAAAAATTCGATATGAAGGCTATGGACCTGCAGGTGCTGCTGTTATTGTTGAATGTATGACTGATAACCGCACAAGAACTGTATCAGATGTTCGCCACGCACTTACTAAACATGGAGGGAATCTTGGCCAAGACGGAAGTGTGGCCTTTATGTTTAAGCATTGTGGTCAATTTCTTTTTGCTCCAGGTAGCGATGAATCACAAATAATGGAAATTGGTTTAGAAGCAGGTGCAGACGATGTAGTGACCGATGACGAAGGTCTTATTGAAGTAACATGCGAACCGAGTGACTACATGTCAGTGAAAAAAGCCTTCACCGATGCAGGTCTAACACCTGAAGTTGATGGCATCATAATGAAACCTCTAAACGAAACAGTTCTTGAGGGAGATGATGCTATAAAAATGCAAAAAATTCTCGATCAATTAGAAAGTTTAGATGATGTACAGGAAGTACACACCACTGCTATATTTGATGAGGCGGATTAA